Proteins encoded together in one Chitinophaga sp. LS1 window:
- a CDS encoding response regulator — translation MQHTILLIEDKPGLRDTIQSLLELHQYQVITAGNGEEGIHMATEHLPDLVISDIYMPVLNGYQLLEAFRAHEQLRYIPVIILSARSATEEVSLAIEKGASAYINKPFLFANLNASIQQLLQTTSGSAPLTL, via the coding sequence ATGCAACATACCATCTTATTGATAGAGGATAAACCAGGTTTGAGAGATACAATACAAAGCCTGCTGGAACTACATCAGTATCAGGTCATCACCGCCGGTAACGGGGAAGAAGGCATTCACATGGCCACTGAACACCTGCCTGACCTGGTGATCAGTGATATTTATATGCCTGTCTTGAATGGTTATCAGTTACTGGAAGCCTTTCGGGCGCATGAACAACTACGCTATATACCTGTCATCATCCTGAGCGCAAGATCCGCCACTGAAGAAGTAAGCCTGGCCATTGAAAAGGGCGCATCGGCCTATATTAACAAACCGTTCCTGTTTGCCAATCTGAATGCCAGTATCCAGCAACTGTTACAAACCACTAGCGGATCAGCACCACTGACCCTCTGA
- a CDS encoding polysaccharide biosynthesis/export family protein: MSCVSTKQSVYFHDLPDTVLAPIKGNLEPVIQKNDILQITVSSMNVEDAVIYNTPSMAAVGGVASSGPQATGFLVDDSGYIQYPVLGQVKVTGLTKAQLSKSIRDQLTERKLLVDPVVSVRFLNYRVTIIGEVARPQVVNVGSERVTILEALGLAGDITVFGKKENVMLIRESDDGTRTVKRLNLNDRSLLSSPYYYLHSNDVVYVEPNKAKVASTNTARQIIPIVLSSLSLVVIILDRLVFN, translated from the coding sequence ATGTCTTGTGTTAGTACAAAGCAGTCAGTATATTTTCATGACTTACCTGACACTGTATTGGCACCCATAAAAGGAAATCTTGAGCCGGTTATTCAGAAAAATGACATTCTGCAAATCACGGTTAGCTCAATGAACGTGGAGGATGCAGTTATCTACAACACGCCAAGTATGGCCGCAGTGGGAGGGGTCGCCAGCAGCGGCCCTCAGGCAACCGGATTTTTAGTAGACGATTCAGGGTATATACAATATCCCGTATTGGGCCAGGTGAAAGTCACAGGTCTAACCAAGGCCCAGCTGTCAAAATCAATACGGGATCAACTCACGGAACGTAAATTGCTCGTAGACCCGGTGGTGAGTGTTCGGTTTTTAAATTATCGTGTAACCATTATAGGCGAGGTCGCCAGGCCTCAGGTAGTAAACGTTGGAAGTGAGAGGGTCACTATTCTCGAAGCACTGGGATTAGCAGGCGATATTACGGTATTCGGGAAGAAAGAGAACGTAATGCTGATTCGTGAAAGTGATGATGGGACCAGAACTGTGAAAAGGCTCAACCTGAATGACCGGTCACTTTTATCATCGCCTTATTATTACCTGCACTCTAACGATGTAGTGTATGTGGAACCTAATAAGGCCAAGGTGGCAAGCACCAATACGGCGCGGCAGATAATACCGATTGTCCTTAGTAGTCTCTCACTGGTGGTAATTATTTTAGATCGGTTAGTCTTTAATTAG
- a CDS encoding UpxY family transcription antiterminator, with translation MEKSQNFWYAVYTKPRWEKKVAESLIRKQVETYCPINRVTHQWSDRKKVVEEPLFKSYVFVRIPETMKTTVRETAGIVNFVYWLGKPACIPEHEIDLIKRFLHEYDNVEVESFPIHQNDHIQITAGPLMHQRGRVVESGKNTVKAVLYSMGFALTATVRKSELVLLNSNQFRQQPSNVSL, from the coding sequence ATGGAAAAGAGTCAGAATTTCTGGTATGCAGTGTATACCAAACCTAGATGGGAAAAGAAAGTTGCAGAGTCATTGATTCGTAAACAGGTCGAAACCTATTGTCCCATCAACAGAGTTACTCATCAGTGGAGTGACCGTAAAAAAGTGGTGGAAGAGCCGCTTTTTAAATCTTATGTATTTGTTCGTATTCCAGAGACGATGAAAACGACCGTGCGTGAAACGGCGGGTATTGTAAACTTCGTATACTGGCTGGGTAAACCAGCTTGTATTCCTGAGCATGAGATTGATCTGATCAAGCGTTTTCTGCATGAATATGACAATGTAGAAGTAGAAAGTTTTCCAATTCATCAGAACGACCATATCCAGATCACTGCTGGCCCACTCATGCATCAGCGTGGCAGGGTAGTGGAGTCAGGAAAAAATACGGTGAAAGCTGTATTATACAGCATGGGATTTGCCCTTACCGCTACTGTCAGGAAAAGCGAACTGGTGCTTCTCAACAGCAATCAATTCAGGCAACAGCCTTCTAACGTTTCGCTTTAA
- a CDS encoding gliding motility-associated C-terminal domain-containing protein has translation MSLPVFTRIRVTHRYIHIVRVITRVLCVLTLNVCMHQIASAQVIELNNPSMEGNIGRDSVPTGWIAASNTPDVLPGPLNIFKRPSDGKAYTGLHSGPAYREGLAQLLAAPLQKGLAYVISVDLAYSPKYLQAACNGNLTIYGGNSPRDTAQRLWSSGPFTDTTWSRYYAILEPTANYKYISIWADPSQTCTKSDIGTAVLIDNFSNIRQVIKTTLSATPSCNNASTGTIQVTPVDYGTTYTYLWTPGNYTTARVNQLPPGEYTVVVTAENGATGGGTVTVGMSDLTTTLTTIPSTCNGRHNAEIHVSVSGGMPPYRFVLDDNTPVGDSVFTGLDEGRYQVYVKDGQICTDTLTALLRDPEPLVLKEITVKPCSCGETQDGKIALQIEGGTQPYKYRIEGGTWQQDSVLYSLRAGHYIYEVADANGCEIGGSANITSPLHNCIVVMPTAFSPNGDGNNDLFKPKVYDLLSHYELSVYNRWGGLVFRTNDPQAGWDGSVKGIIQDQQAFAYVCTFDDGNNEHKEFRGSVVLIR, from the coding sequence ATGTCATTGCCTGTATTTACAAGAATACGGGTAACACACCGCTATATCCATATAGTGCGTGTGATCACCCGTGTTTTGTGTGTCTTAACATTGAATGTTTGTATGCATCAGATTGCCAGTGCCCAGGTAATTGAGCTGAATAACCCGTCAATGGAAGGAAATATTGGAAGGGATAGTGTGCCTACCGGTTGGATAGCGGCGTCAAACACACCTGATGTATTACCCGGCCCGCTCAACATTTTTAAGCGGCCCTCCGATGGTAAAGCTTATACTGGCCTGCATAGCGGCCCTGCTTACAGGGAGGGGCTTGCACAGTTACTCGCCGCTCCATTGCAGAAAGGACTGGCCTATGTTATCTCTGTAGACCTGGCCTATTCACCAAAATACCTGCAGGCTGCCTGCAATGGTAACCTTACCATTTATGGAGGCAATAGTCCCAGGGATACCGCACAGCGACTCTGGTCGTCCGGTCCGTTTACAGATACGACCTGGAGCCGGTATTATGCCATACTTGAGCCAACAGCTAATTATAAATATATATCCATCTGGGCAGATCCGTCACAGACCTGCACAAAGAGTGATATTGGTACAGCTGTTCTGATTGATAACTTCTCCAACATCCGGCAGGTGATAAAGACTACACTGTCGGCTACGCCGAGTTGTAACAATGCCAGTACGGGTACTATACAGGTCACGCCGGTAGATTATGGTACTACTTATACCTATCTCTGGACACCGGGCAATTACACAACGGCCAGGGTAAATCAATTACCACCCGGTGAATATACGGTAGTCGTCACCGCCGAAAATGGTGCGACGGGGGGAGGCACTGTTACAGTGGGCATGTCTGACCTGACTACGACACTCACAACAATTCCATCTACCTGTAACGGTCGTCACAATGCAGAAATTCATGTATCCGTTTCAGGTGGTATGCCTCCTTACCGGTTTGTATTGGATGATAATACACCTGTAGGCGATTCGGTATTTACAGGGTTAGATGAAGGCAGGTACCAGGTGTATGTAAAGGATGGACAGATCTGTACCGATACCCTCACGGCGTTGCTGCGCGACCCCGAACCACTTGTATTGAAAGAAATAACAGTAAAACCCTGTAGTTGTGGTGAAACACAGGATGGAAAAATAGCTTTACAGATTGAAGGCGGCACACAGCCTTACAAATACCGGATAGAAGGTGGCACCTGGCAGCAGGACAGCGTTTTATACTCACTGAGAGCAGGGCACTATATATATGAGGTAGCAGATGCCAATGGTTGTGAGATTGGTGGGAGTGCTAATATCACTTCACCCTTGCATAACTGTATTGTGGTCATGCCGACTGCCTTCAGTCCGAATGGTGATGGTAACAATGACCTGTTCAAACCCAAAGTATACGATTTACTCTCTCATTATGAACTAAGTGTATACAACCGCTGGGGAGGCCTGGTATTTCGTACCAATGATCCGCAGGCAGGGTGGGATGGAAGTGTAAAAGGTATCATACAGGATCAGCAGGCATTTGCATATGTCTGCACCTTCGATGACGGGAATAATGAACATAAAGAGTTCAGAGGGTCAGTGGTGCTGATCCGCTAG
- a CDS encoding polysaccharide biosynthesis tyrosine autokinase, which translates to MQRKKTDIRKQQEDQTDLLDLIRSRYQPYWPLFVLAGLIAFAGAFVYLRYATPVYKVTAALLIKDDTKGMDGSVLSSLDIFGSGKQIDNEIEILKSKTLARQVIQHLNLYGEVVDDGKIRDVVVYHQTPVRMLFLEPDHIAPLENRKLPLKVNDATQQVSIGNITYHMGDTVQTQWGRMVFLPGNVKDDVRHNYFLHVSGDKVLTLQMIANLKVGQANKQANVISLEYNDVVPARGEAVLNELMKVYDAAAIGDKNRMSAKTMAFVEERLRIVTNELGQVEGEIEKFKTNEGLVDISEQSKMFLESVKENDTKLTEANMQLSVLNSIEDYVKGRKEDENMVPATFGLTDPVLLELVNRLSEIEMQLARLKKTTGENSPLLSSLQDQKKKLTPAILENVRSLRANLEAGKQKLMIDNVKYSSILRTVPSKERALLSISRQQVIKNNIYTFLLEKREETALQYAAAISDSRIVDAAEADSFPFSPRRSMILGLAVLGGLAVVAGFISVKDIFNREVLFRADIEKATSAPILGEIMQDDKAHPIAITDGRRTAVAEQFRALRTSLNYVGINGANKTIMITSSISGEGKSFIAINLAISLSLMKKKVVLLEFDLRKPKVSKMLNVPHTPGITNYLIDQAVIGDILKKPLEGNEYFYMLSSGVVPPNPAELILNGRLEQLLASLSATFDYIIIDTAPVGPVTDARLLAPFTDATLFVVRHQRTPKFHLKMIDEFYHSQELGKLNIVFNGIKMRGIPGYSYGYANGYGYGYGNGYGYGYTDEHQNGSIKKKGLSRLFK; encoded by the coding sequence ATGCAAAGAAAGAAAACAGATATTCGTAAACAGCAGGAAGATCAGACTGATCTGCTGGATCTGATTAGGAGCCGTTATCAGCCTTACTGGCCATTATTTGTGCTTGCTGGTCTGATTGCGTTTGCAGGTGCCTTTGTATACCTGAGATATGCTACTCCTGTATACAAAGTGACAGCTGCATTGCTCATAAAAGATGATACGAAGGGTATGGATGGCTCAGTGCTTTCTTCTCTGGATATCTTCGGATCGGGTAAGCAAATAGATAATGAAATCGAAATACTTAAGTCTAAAACACTTGCAAGACAAGTAATTCAGCACCTGAATCTTTATGGCGAAGTAGTAGATGATGGCAAGATCAGGGATGTGGTAGTCTATCACCAGACACCCGTGAGAATGTTATTTCTGGAACCAGATCATATAGCGCCACTTGAGAACAGAAAGTTGCCGCTCAAAGTAAATGATGCTACCCAACAGGTGTCTATAGGTAATATTACCTATCACATGGGTGACACCGTTCAAACACAATGGGGTAGGATGGTTTTCCTGCCTGGCAATGTGAAAGATGATGTCAGGCACAATTATTTTTTGCATGTCTCCGGAGATAAAGTACTTACTTTACAAATGATAGCTAATCTCAAAGTAGGACAGGCTAATAAACAAGCGAACGTGATCAGTCTGGAATACAATGATGTGGTACCTGCCAGGGGCGAAGCTGTGCTGAATGAATTGATGAAGGTATACGATGCTGCAGCCATCGGTGATAAGAATAGGATGAGTGCTAAAACCATGGCATTTGTAGAAGAACGCCTTCGGATCGTGACCAATGAGCTGGGGCAGGTAGAAGGTGAAATCGAAAAGTTCAAAACGAATGAGGGTTTGGTCGATATCAGTGAACAAAGTAAGATGTTCCTGGAGAGTGTAAAGGAGAATGATACTAAACTGACAGAAGCAAACATGCAGTTGTCCGTTTTAAATTCAATCGAAGATTATGTAAAGGGCAGAAAAGAAGATGAAAATATGGTACCGGCTACATTTGGTTTAACAGATCCTGTGTTGCTGGAACTTGTGAACCGGCTTTCCGAAATCGAAATGCAGCTCGCACGTCTGAAGAAGACGACGGGTGAAAATAGCCCGCTGTTATCCAGTTTGCAGGATCAGAAAAAGAAGCTGACACCTGCCATCCTGGAAAATGTGCGCAGTCTGCGTGCAAACCTGGAAGCAGGCAAGCAAAAGCTGATGATAGATAATGTGAAGTATAGCAGCATTCTCAGAACAGTACCCAGCAAAGAAAGAGCACTGTTGTCCATCAGTCGTCAGCAGGTGATCAAAAATAACATTTACACATTCTTGCTGGAAAAGAGAGAAGAAACTGCCCTACAATATGCTGCGGCTATTTCAGACAGCCGTATCGTAGATGCGGCAGAAGCTGATTCCTTCCCGTTCAGTCCAAGAAGGTCAATGATACTTGGTCTTGCAGTATTAGGAGGTTTGGCTGTGGTAGCCGGATTTATATCTGTCAAAGATATATTTAACAGGGAAGTATTGTTCCGTGCTGACATCGAAAAGGCTACAAGTGCACCGATACTGGGCGAAATCATGCAGGACGACAAAGCCCATCCGATTGCCATCACTGATGGTCGACGTACGGCAGTAGCGGAACAATTCCGTGCCCTGCGTACATCCCTCAACTATGTAGGCATTAACGGGGCAAATAAGACCATTATGATTACTTCTTCCATATCAGGTGAGGGAAAGAGCTTTATTGCCATCAACCTGGCTATAAGCCTCTCTTTGATGAAAAAGAAGGTTGTGTTGCTGGAATTTGACCTGCGCAAGCCCAAGGTAAGTAAGATGCTGAATGTACCACATACGCCCGGTATCACCAATTACCTGATCGATCAGGCGGTAATCGGTGATATTCTGAAGAAACCCTTAGAAGGGAATGAGTATTTCTATATGCTTTCATCCGGGGTGGTTCCTCCGAATCCTGCCGAGTTGATCCTGAATGGCAGGCTGGAACAGTTGTTAGCTTCGCTTAGTGCCACTTTTGATTATATCATTATCGACACCGCTCCGGTAGGTCCGGTAACAGATGCCCGCCTGCTGGCACCATTTACAGATGCAACCTTGTTTGTGGTACGCCACCAGCGCACGCCTAAGTTCCACTTAAAAATGATCGACGAATTTTATCATTCGCAGGAACTTGGTAAACTGAATATTGTATTCAATGGTATCAAAATGCGGGGTATACCAGGTTACTCCTATGGTTATGCCAATGGTTACGGCTATGGTTATGGCAATGGTTATGGCTATGGTTATACCGACGAACATCAGAACGGTTCAATAAAGAAGAAAGGATTAAGCCGGCTTTTTAAATAA
- a CDS encoding response regulator transcription factor, with protein sequence MINIGIIEDNYFQLNNYREFLEDFQECKVIFACKSMEEFRELSFKEADVNVILLDISLPGESGIQGMHELRRIYPDAKIIVLSGHDGKHYVIESIRKGANGYIIKTSRLMEIYHSILDAISEGSTLSPKAAHLLINHINKDPLEDIRHKLTKREYELLALLKEGYSYKEMADKLFVTVFTVNQHLKKVYQKLNVATKSELISKIWSKSLCISFLFVGFAGFCSNQFFA encoded by the coding sequence ATGATCAACATCGGAATTATAGAGGATAACTATTTCCAATTGAATAATTACCGGGAGTTTCTCGAAGATTTTCAAGAGTGTAAAGTTATCTTTGCTTGTAAATCAATGGAGGAGTTCAGAGAGCTTTCCTTTAAAGAAGCAGATGTCAATGTCATTCTTCTAGACATTTCGCTGCCAGGAGAGTCGGGTATACAGGGCATGCATGAATTGCGCCGTATATATCCTGACGCTAAAATCATCGTCTTATCAGGGCATGATGGAAAGCATTATGTTATAGAGTCGATTCGAAAAGGTGCTAATGGATATATCATTAAGACCAGTCGTCTGATGGAAATCTATCATTCAATATTAGATGCCATCAGTGAGGGAAGCACATTGTCACCCAAAGCAGCACATTTGTTGATTAACCATATTAATAAAGATCCCTTAGAAGATATAAGACACAAGCTGACAAAGCGGGAATATGAACTACTCGCGTTGCTCAAAGAGGGCTACTCATATAAGGAGATGGCAGACAAGTTGTTTGTAACTGTCTTTACTGTCAACCAACATCTCAAAAAAGTATATCAAAAGCTGAATGTTGCTACAAAATCGGAGTTGATTTCAAAAATCTGGTCGAAAAGTCTTTGTATATCCTTTTTATTTGTAGGTTTTGCAGGATTTTGTTCAAATCAGTTTTTCGCATGA
- a CDS encoding HAMP domain-containing sensor histidine kinase has product MKNIDTTSSNDVANLLNNASNIIAITSHEFKTPLTAISASVELLAARLHSNQQMDAFYEKNLSRITTEIFRLNNMLDEMLTINTIMSGRMTLNKQIIDVVQLLITLRSNYFADPEDTRSFELIVSGIPQCIYADYNQLNRIFVNLVSNAFKFSREKAPVVEVDFEHHQVVIRIIDDGIGIPADDLPQLFQPFFRASNVNEIGGTGLGLSIVKTFVQENNGTITVNSVAGEGSTFTLTFLYYSDSL; this is encoded by the coding sequence ATGAAAAATATAGATACTACTTCATCTAATGATGTTGCGAACTTACTTAATAACGCAAGCAATATTATTGCTATTACATCGCATGAATTTAAAACACCGCTGACAGCTATATCCGCATCAGTAGAACTATTGGCTGCAAGACTACATAGCAACCAACAAATGGATGCCTTCTATGAGAAAAATTTATCACGTATCACCACCGAAATTTTCCGCCTCAATAATATGCTGGATGAGATGCTTACCATCAATACCATTATGTCCGGTCGTATGACTCTGAATAAACAAATCATAGATGTTGTTCAATTGCTCATAACATTGCGATCAAATTACTTTGCAGATCCGGAAGATACCCGTAGCTTCGAACTTATTGTTAGCGGTATACCGCAGTGCATTTATGCTGATTACAATCAGCTGAACAGAATTTTTGTGAACCTCGTGAGCAATGCGTTTAAATTTTCAAGAGAGAAAGCCCCGGTAGTTGAAGTCGATTTCGAACATCACCAGGTAGTGATCAGGATCATAGACGATGGTATTGGGATTCCTGCAGATGATCTGCCGCAACTTTTTCAACCTTTTTTCAGGGCGAGTAATGTAAATGAGATAGGAGGTACTGGGTTGGGGCTATCAATTGTTAAAACTTTTGTACAGGAAAATAATGGCACTATTACTGTAAATAGTGTTGCTGGTGAAGGCAGTACATTCACACTTACTTTTCTATATTATTCTGATTCTCTATAG
- a CDS encoding acyl-CoA carboxylase subunit beta: MDKTTELQNKIAEAMLGGGEARIASQHKKGKLTARERLQLLMDEGSFEELDMFVHNRNRGLTTDQEIFPGDGVVTGFGTINGRLVYVFSQDFTVYGGSLSEPHARKICKIMDLAMQNGAPVIGLNDSGGARIQEGVVSLGGYADIFYRNTRASGVIPQISAIMGPCAGGAVYSPAITDFILMVEQTSYMFVTGPNVVKTVTHEEVTSEELGGAHTHASKSGVTHFSCANEVECIQNIRQLLTYVPQNCEEDAPKYPYTPADEKRVALNTIIPPNSNQPYDMKDVIAEVTDTDSFFEVHANYAENIIVGFARIAGRSIGIVANQPAHLAGVLDIKASVKGARFTRFCDAFNIPLLVLVDVPGFLPGTDQEWNGIITNGAKLLFALSEATVPKITVTTRKAYGGAYCVMNSKHIGADLNFAFPQAEIAVMGPKGAVEIIYKKEIDTAPDPEARMNELVAEYTERFANPYLAAEKGYIDEVIMPEQTRIKLIKGFAMLENKVVTLPRKKHGNIPL, encoded by the coding sequence ATGGACAAAACCACGGAACTCCAAAACAAAATAGCCGAAGCTATGCTCGGCGGAGGCGAAGCCCGTATCGCCTCGCAGCATAAAAAAGGAAAACTTACAGCCCGTGAGAGATTACAATTACTGATGGATGAAGGTTCTTTTGAAGAACTGGATATGTTTGTACATAATCGCAACCGTGGTCTGACCACCGACCAGGAAATTTTTCCGGGAGATGGCGTAGTCACCGGTTTTGGTACGATCAATGGCCGTCTCGTTTATGTTTTTTCACAGGATTTTACTGTTTATGGGGGGAGCCTTTCTGAACCCCATGCCCGCAAGATCTGTAAGATCATGGACCTGGCTATGCAGAATGGTGCCCCTGTAATTGGTTTGAATGATAGTGGCGGTGCACGCATACAGGAAGGGGTCGTGAGCCTGGGCGGCTATGCAGATATCTTTTATCGCAATACCCGGGCCTCGGGTGTGATACCACAGATTTCGGCCATCATGGGACCCTGTGCCGGCGGCGCTGTATATTCCCCTGCTATTACCGATTTTATACTGATGGTGGAACAGACTTCTTATATGTTCGTAACAGGACCTAATGTGGTAAAGACCGTTACACATGAGGAAGTCACTTCTGAAGAACTGGGTGGTGCACATACCCATGCATCGAAAAGCGGTGTGACACACTTTAGCTGCGCCAATGAAGTGGAATGTATTCAGAACATCCGGCAACTACTTACTTATGTACCGCAGAATTGTGAAGAAGATGCACCGAAGTATCCTTATACACCTGCAGATGAAAAGAGAGTAGCGCTGAATACCATCATTCCTCCAAACAGTAATCAGCCTTATGATATGAAGGACGTGATCGCTGAAGTGACGGATACGGATAGCTTTTTTGAAGTACATGCGAATTATGCAGAGAATATAATAGTAGGCTTTGCCCGTATTGCAGGTAGAAGTATTGGTATTGTGGCCAACCAGCCGGCACACCTGGCGGGGGTACTGGATATAAAGGCTTCGGTAAAGGGAGCCCGTTTTACCCGCTTTTGTGATGCGTTTAATATTCCATTGCTGGTGCTGGTAGATGTACCCGGATTTCTGCCCGGAACAGATCAGGAGTGGAATGGGATCATTACCAACGGGGCAAAACTACTCTTTGCACTCAGCGAAGCCACCGTACCCAAAATTACGGTAACTACCCGCAAAGCTTATGGTGGTGCCTATTGTGTGATGAACTCTAAGCATATCGGGGCCGACCTCAACTTTGCTTTTCCACAGGCAGAGATTGCAGTGATGGGACCAAAGGGAGCGGTAGAGATTATTTATAAAAAAGAAATTGATACAGCACCAGATCCTGAAGCAAGGATGAACGAACTGGTTGCAGAGTATACAGAACGGTTTGCCAATCCTTATTTAGCAGCCGAGAAAGGATACATAGATGAGGTAATAATGCCGGAACAGACAAGGATCAAGCTGATCAAAGGGTTTGCGATGTTAGAGAATAAAGTGGTGACGCTGCCACGCAAAAAACATGGAAATATTCCATTGTGA
- a CDS encoding acyl transferase, which yields MSGISTAAIFSSDGSDLEALSLETFRFQYRENALYRAYTDALHIQPGNVRSLAQIPFLPIQFFKTHQVTCGTFEPQLIFESSGTTQTINSRHLVKEAAIYEQSFLTAFERFYGPVTDFVVVGLLPSYLERKHSSLVYMVQNMVQRSGHPASGFYLYEHDKLYRQLQELEARGQKTLLIGVTFGLLDFAEQYALQLKNTIVMETGGMKGRREEWTRDQVHVFLKERLGCSQIHAEYGMTELLSQAYSYGQGLFNIPPWMKVLVRDENDPFQLYTEKAAGVINVIDLANIYSCSFIATEDIGRLHEHGTFEVLGRLDNSALRGCSLMVS from the coding sequence ATGAGTGGCATTTCTACAGCAGCAATATTTTCTTCAGACGGGTCGGACCTGGAAGCGTTGTCCCTTGAGACCTTTCGTTTTCAGTATCGTGAAAATGCATTATATCGTGCTTATACAGATGCTTTGCACATTCAACCGGGCAATGTCCGCTCTCTGGCGCAAATTCCTTTCCTCCCTATTCAGTTCTTCAAAACCCACCAGGTTACCTGTGGCACTTTTGAACCCCAGCTGATCTTTGAAAGCAGTGGTACCACCCAGACGATCAACAGTCGTCATTTGGTGAAAGAAGCGGCTATCTACGAGCAGAGCTTCCTCACGGCTTTCGAGCGGTTCTACGGTCCGGTTACGGATTTCGTGGTTGTCGGCCTGCTGCCTTCTTATCTGGAAAGAAAGCACTCCTCCCTCGTTTACATGGTACAGAATATGGTACAGCGCAGCGGTCATCCCGCCAGCGGTTTTTACCTGTACGAACACGATAAATTATATCGCCAGCTCCAGGAACTGGAAGCCCGTGGTCAGAAAACCCTGCTGATCGGTGTCACCTTTGGTCTGCTGGACTTTGCAGAGCAATATGCCCTGCAACTGAAAAATACCATCGTCATGGAAACCGGTGGTATGAAAGGCAGGAGAGAAGAATGGACCCGCGACCAGGTACACGTTTTCCTGAAGGAACGACTGGGGTGCAGCCAGATCCATGCAGAATATGGGATGACTGAGTTACTCTCCCAGGCATACAGTTATGGACAGGGTTTGTTCAACATCCCGCCATGGATGAAAGTACTGGTCAGGGATGAAAATGACCCCTTCCAGCTCTATACTGAAAAAGCTGCCGGCGTGATCAATGTAATCGACCTTGCGAATATCTATTCCTGTTCCTTTATAGCAACAGAAGATATAGGCCGCTTGCATGAGCATGGCACTTTCGAAGTATTAGGGAGACTGGATAATTCTGCTTTAAGGGGATGTAGCCTTATGGTTAGTTAA
- a CDS encoding UbiA family prenyltransferase, whose amino-acid sequence MFRAFTNFLLFSSVYVSLCAILLIWQTNTLLNLHPVNIDYYKFAFFSTICSYNFHWYLTPAEYSSSPRLQWGVRHKNLQLVFAIIGGIGAAIYFWDLKAYWLELSGAAFLTFLYSAPKIPIPPFTWLRKIAIGKTIFLTAVWVYVTNVLPIFLSGAHFTTQAVLYIVHRFFIIYALCILFDYRDVESDKREGIRSLITWLSKPELMRLYFFSLLISAVFAFLVCSDIITFYLLIPIVITALLTKYTLNTRSDYYYYFVLDGLVMLSAVLHYIAVVA is encoded by the coding sequence ATGTTCAGGGCATTCACTAATTTTTTATTATTCTCGTCGGTTTACGTCTCGCTCTGTGCCATATTACTTATATGGCAAACGAACACCTTATTGAATTTACATCCGGTCAATATTGACTATTATAAATTCGCATTTTTCTCGACGATATGTAGTTATAATTTTCACTGGTACCTTACGCCTGCCGAGTATTCATCTTCGCCACGATTACAGTGGGGAGTGCGGCATAAGAACCTGCAACTCGTCTTCGCTATTATCGGCGGCATAGGTGCTGCCATCTATTTTTGGGACCTGAAGGCCTACTGGCTGGAACTCAGTGGCGCCGCCTTTCTGACCTTTTTGTATTCTGCTCCTAAAATTCCGATTCCTCCTTTTACCTGGCTGCGTAAAATTGCTATTGGTAAAACGATCTTCCTGACGGCGGTATGGGTATATGTCACGAATGTACTACCCATCTTTTTGTCAGGCGCACACTTTACCACGCAGGCTGTACTTTATATCGTACACCGGTTCTTTATAATCTATGCATTGTGCATACTGTTTGACTATCGGGATGTAGAGTCGGATAAAAGAGAGGGGATCCGTTCACTCATCACATGGCTTAGTAAGCCGGAGTTGATGAGATTGTATTTCTTTTCATTGCTGATATCGGCTGTATTTGCGTTTTTGGTATGCAGCGATATCATTACCTTTTACCTGTTGATCCCAATCGTCATTACTGCTTTACTTACTAAATATACACTCAACACAAGATCGGATTATTACTATTACTTTGTATTGGATGGGCTGGTTATGTTATCGGCCGTGCTACATTACATAGCAGTGGTTGCCTGA